A segment of the Acidobacteriota bacterium genome:
AGCCGCCGCCGAAGAAGCGCACCCCCGGCAGCAGCTCGCCATCGGTGACGCCGGTGCAGCTGAACAGGATGTTCTCGCCCGGCGCCAGGTCCTCGGTGCGATAGATGCGATCGAGGTCGTGGATCCCGAGGGCGTCGAGACGCTCGTTCTGATCCGGGCTGAGGGCTCGCAGGCGGGCCTGGATTTCGCCGCCGAGGCAGCGCATGGCGGCCGCCGCCAGCACTCCTTCGGGGGCTCCTCCGATACCCATCGCGGCATGCACGCCGGTGCCTCGAACGGCGGCGGCGATGCCGCCCGAAAGGTCGCCGTCGCCGATCAGGCGAATACGGGCTCCGGCGCTGCGGATGTCGTCGATGAGCTGGGCGTGGCGCTCGCGGTCGAGCACCACGATGGTGAGGTCGCTGACCTCGCGCTTGAAGGCGCGGGCGATTCCGCGCAGGTTCTCCGCTACCGGCGCGTCGATGTGCACCTCGCCCCGGGCCGTCGGCCCGACGACGATCTTGTCCATGTAGACGTCCGGGGCGTGGAGCAGACCGCCGCGCTCGGATGCGGCGAGCACGGCGGTGGCATCGTTGGTGCCGGTGGCGCAGAGATTGGTGCCTTCGAGTGGATCGACCGCGATATCGACCGCGAAGGCGTCTTCCTGACCGACGCCCCGTCCGAGCTGTTCGCCGATATACAGCATCGGTGCTTCATCGCGCTCGCCCTCGCCGATGACGATTCGGCAAGCGATCTCGAGCTCATCGAGCTCGCGCCTCATCGCCTCGACGGCGACTCGGTCGGAGCGTTCGCGATCACCGAAACCCATCGTCTTGGCCGCTTCGATGGCGGCCTGCTCGGTGACCCGGATGAAGTCGAGCTCGAAGGACTGGTCGAGACTCATCAGGTGCTCTCGGTGACGGCGACCGCCTTCTTGACGTTCTGGGTCGGAGGGTTGAACGCCGCGATGCCGGTGATCGCCTCGCCCAGGATCAGGCCGTGAATGTCGTGGGTGCCCTCGTAGGTGAACACCGACTCGATGTTGAGCATGTGGCGGATCACCGGGTAGTCATCGACGATACCGTTGGCGCCCAGGATCTCGCGCGCCAGGCGGGCCGACTCGCGGGCCACCCAGACGTTGTTGCGCTTGCCCAGGGAGATGTGGTGATGCTTGACCTTGCCCTGGTCCTTGAGGCGACCGATCTGCAGCGCCAGCAGCTGACCCTTGGTGATCTCCGACAGCATCCACACCAGCTTTTCCTGTACCAGCTGATGGCAGGCGATCGGCTGACCGCCGAACTGGATGCGCTCCTTGGAGTACTCGAGGGCGGTGTTGTAGCAGTCCATCGCCGCCCCCAGACCGCCCCAGGCGATACCGTAGCGAGCCTGGTTGAGGCACATCAGGGCGTTCTTGACGCCGACCGTCTTGGGCAGGATGTTGTCCGCCGGGATGCGGCACTCGGCGAAGCCGAGCTCGGAAGTGTTCGAGGCGCGCAGCGAAAACTTGCCGTGCTGGTCGGTGGCGGTGTAGCCCGGGGTGCCCTTCTCGACCAGGAAGCCACGAATGCCGTCGTCGGTCTGGGCCCAGACCACCGCCACGTCGGCCAGTGAGCCGTTGGTGATCCACTGCTTCGAGCCGTTGAGCACCCACTCGTTGCCGTCCTTGCGGGCGCGCGTTCGCATGCCTCCCGGATTGGAGCCGAAGTCGGGCTCCGTGAGGCCGAAGCAGCCGATCGCCTCACCGGTGGAGAGGGGCGGGATCCAGCGATCCTTCTGGGCCTGCGAGCCGAAGGCATAGATCGGGTACATGACCAGCGAGCTCTGCACCGAGATGAAGCTGCGCAGGCCCGAGTCGCCGCGCTCGAGCTCCTGCATGATCAGGCCGTAGGCGACGTTGTTCAGTCCGGGGAGGCCGTACTCGTCGATGGTGGCGCCGAAGAGATTGAGGGCGCCCATCTCCGGCAGCAGCTCGATGGGGAAGCGGCCGTCGCGGTGACATTCCTCGATGATCGGCTTGATCTTGTCGTCGACGAATGCGCGCACGGTGTCGCGCGCCATACGCTCTTCTTCGCTGAGAAGAGCCTCCAAATCGATAAAGTCCACGCCGGGGAAACGACTCACTGGGGACCTCCTTGGGGATTCCTGAGATGCGGGTTCATCGACCCGCGCACGAAGCTCGGGCCAAGGCCGAATTCTACCACGGTCCGGGCCCTGCACGGGAAGGTATGATGAGCCCCATGGGAACCTTCCCGGGCGGCAGCGCCTACGCCATGGTGCGGGAGATCTCGGAAGGCTACTTCCTGGTCACGGAGCGCTCCTTCCTGCGCCTCGATCGGGCCGATCTCGAGAAGCTGCGCTTCGAGCTCGATCGTCTGATGCGGGAGATCCGCGGGCAACAGCCGGCGATCGACGATCTGCCGGCGGTGCAGGCCCGTAACCGCCGCCTGCAGCGGCTCCGGACGGCGCAGATGATTCTGCGCACCTACCGCCAGAAGCGCAAAATCTAAGGTCAGGGCGGTAGCGTTCCTATGCTCGACGCCCTGCGTCCTCTGTCCCCATTCCTTCTGACGGCGTTGACCGTCGCCCTTCTGGAGCTGCGCTTCCGGCGCCATCCGGAAGCCTTGCCGCCGGCTTTCGGCCATCCCGGTCGCCGGGCCCTCGGGCTGGCGCTGGTGGCCTTCTTTCTCTTCGCCGCCCTGTTCACGCCGCTGGCGATGGCACCGTCGGCGGCCGAAGTCGACGTCGAGACCCTCACCCCCTGGCAGCTCTTCCTGCTGCCTTTCCTGCTGACGGTGATCCTGCTCGGTTGGGCTTTGCTCGCCCGTCAGGGCGGCGACTGGTCCGACGCGCTGCGGGTGCTGCGCCTGCGCGAACGGCGGTGGTGGCGCGAGCTGCGCGTCGGGTTGGTCTGGGGGATCTTCGCGTGGGCTTTTGTGCTCGTCGCCTCGTTGCTGGTGGCGGGGCTGTTGCAGCGCTTCGGCTGGGACGCCCTCACCAACGCCGGACCTCCCGACCTGGTGGTCTACCTCGCCGGCCTGCCGTGGGTCTTGCGCCTCGCCGTCAGCCTATCCGCCGGAATTTTCGAAGAGACCTTCTTCCGCGGCCTCCTGCAGCCGCAGCTCGGAGTCGGTCTGTCGACCCTGTTCTTCGTCCTGGCGCACATCGCCTACGGCTCTCCGGTGTTGCTGGTGGGCGTCACCGTGCTGTCTCTCATCTACGCCTATTTGGCCCGCTCCCGGGGCAGCGTGGTGGCCGCCATCGTGGCCCATTCCCTGTTCGATGGGATCCAGCTTCTGGTGGTCATTCCGGCGGCTCTGGCGGGGGCCGATCTGGTAAGCTCCGTCGGTGGTTGAAGCCAAGTCCCTCGAGTTCCACGTCGCCATCGAAAGCCGTTTCGAGAATGTCGAGATCGTGCAAGTGGTCTTGAACGACGCGCTCGAGCGGATGGGGGTCGTCGAAGACCTCCGGCACTGGATCGACTTGGCGGTTCGGGAGGCCGTGGCGAACGCCATCAAGCACGGCAATCAAGGAGACCCGGACAAGCGCGTCGAGGTCGCG
Coding sequences within it:
- a CDS encoding type II CAAX endopeptidase family protein, with translation MLDALRPLSPFLLTALTVALLELRFRRHPEALPPAFGHPGRRALGLALVAFFLFAALFTPLAMAPSAAEVDVETLTPWQLFLLPFLLTVILLGWALLARQGGDWSDALRVLRLRERRWWRELRVGLVWGIFAWAFVLVASLLVAGLLQRFGWDALTNAGPPDLVVYLAGLPWVLRLAVSLSAGIFEETFFRGLLQPQLGVGLSTLFFVLAHIAYGSPVLLVGVTVLSLIYAYLARSRGSVVAAIVAHSLFDGIQLLVVIPAALAGADLVSSVGG
- a CDS encoding acyl-CoA dehydrogenase family protein, encoding MSRFPGVDFIDLEALLSEEERMARDTVRAFVDDKIKPIIEECHRDGRFPIELLPEMGALNLFGATIDEYGLPGLNNVAYGLIMQELERGDSGLRSFISVQSSLVMYPIYAFGSQAQKDRWIPPLSTGEAIGCFGLTEPDFGSNPGGMRTRARKDGNEWVLNGSKQWITNGSLADVAVVWAQTDDGIRGFLVEKGTPGYTATDQHGKFSLRASNTSELGFAECRIPADNILPKTVGVKNALMCLNQARYGIAWGGLGAAMDCYNTALEYSKERIQFGGQPIACHQLVQEKLVWMLSEITKGQLLALQIGRLKDQGKVKHHHISLGKRNNVWVARESARLAREILGANGIVDDYPVIRHMLNIESVFTYEGTHDIHGLILGEAITGIAAFNPPTQNVKKAVAVTEST
- the glpX gene encoding class II fructose-bisphosphatase, translating into MSLDQSFELDFIRVTEQAAIEAAKTMGFGDRERSDRVAVEAMRRELDELEIACRIVIGEGERDEAPMLYIGEQLGRGVGQEDAFAVDIAVDPLEGTNLCATGTNDATAVLAASERGGLLHAPDVYMDKIVVGPTARGEVHIDAPVAENLRGIARAFKREVSDLTIVVLDRERHAQLIDDIRSAGARIRLIGDGDLSGGIAAAVRGTGVHAAMGIGGAPEGVLAAAAMRCLGGEIQARLRALSPDQNERLDALGIHDLDRIYRTEDLAPGENILFSCTGVTDGELLPGVRFFGGGSRTSTLFMSRRSNMIRFVDTIHRVEGDTPIRLH